In Vigna radiata var. radiata cultivar VC1973A chromosome 3, Vradiata_ver6, whole genome shotgun sequence, the following proteins share a genomic window:
- the LOC106757592 gene encoding uncharacterized protein LOC106757592 isoform X5, which yields MQGQQVFQTRQNEANILGMETESDWHSLSRGIPVLESQGSGLELYKKNLARNDATESPVNFDFFGGQQQMSGRHSAMLQPLPRQQSGITEMHLLQQQAVFNQMHEFQRQQQFHQIEAKQQNSMTPTSSISKQAVGSHSASLSGIPINETSKLIWQPEVLSTNANWLQHGASPVLHGASNGLMLSPEQGQALRLMGLAPNQGDQSLYGVPISGSRGTPNLYSHVQADKPAAPQLSIPHQYSHVHGDKPALQHISAGDSSFSPHQYAAFSDQINTNDGTSVSRPDLQGKSMFGSTSSGISSGLNMENLQQMNSEQRIVPMRDFHGRQELGGSVEMSQDKMLEQTPILQNVATLDPTEEKILFGSDDSLWDGFGRNSGAFNMLDSTDSFSGFPSVQSGSWSALMQSAVAESSSGDIGKQEESSGLSFQNTGRSYGNERPPTIDGSKGQSVWSDNNVPSASNINSRPFLRPDDVNRPNAAENYSGVSGFHQSGSDTLHEQHNRLQSNSSRSMPQFLDRGKWLDCSPQQKQLAEGGHMYGNAANSSGLEKNQQTILFGNGSGDPFNKSNGWDIVKSPPFNRSSNFKVHENENSSQPHHEKAVHEEMGQVPAIWERDSDANSSVGMEHVKSAGNMQVCGEEFGTNGISELPNSGTAWFSQHINKQLPNVDVWRDAESAGSYRRNEISGKYKHHMNKNPLVLESSKNGKVEGETHDLEDSNKKEKSADSLGSNPSHPRAGGMRENSSFDGNDLHSPKLSGQGNRRPLVTRKFQYHPMGDLGVEMEPYGNKRAINSQPMAHQPFGGLKGRDQSYLGQSNYGHSDRNYNEINKGDSISLDTNASKSILPGQMPKKIASFDRSVGNYASQKIILPRGPETESSDGLVAHHQQNQSLLSQGFGLQLAPPTQRLPVVPSRSSIEKDHTAPHMSETRDKDQTWLGTDQTFTSRDPSHGELRSNISSAQGNFFDKASQYDVLGSIPQAFTSGFPFSRVHSHNQSLANFSGQVANTQSANVTFTASVNHTDEYFEKAQTSQSELASAQDMSQLNGLDQDHPRDPGNQILTAEADTQSSVTFSASQHGTVSKVTHNAWTCFSSKQHPNASRFLSPPQQINDHEMITGSQNPVDEGFEKDFNVVSDTDPCAAYSNSLVKDISVQQTLPENDITTEEAAGASHLKEPVGKHTFDATQPSPAATPRDIEAFGRSLRANIVLNHNISLLDQVQPTRNGEVDPSNRDVKRLKVSDNVVDKQLVDSKCGQQMSHGYDNVVKDGTGNNSMLSPNPNMLSFSTKPLDGQDTNASSQEEVGYGKKTEVADSNKGASVKSDYSLVNPQMAPSWFERYGTYKNGKMLPMYNVQKMTAAKIIDQPFVVPNQSIEQTHNVSEAQLSNPRESPMSLSVANKPVDSQLSTPAIEPELVFVRPKKRKTATSELIPWHEEILEGSERLRDISTAELDWARSANRLIEKVEGSVEVVEDLSAVVKSKRRLVLTTQLMQQLLGPPPASVLVADVKLHHESMVYSVARLALGEACSSISWSRCDTLLAPGSKNLLHEKCKSSDKIDQYILKVTDFVGRTRKLEDDILRLNSKASILDLRLECQDLERYSVINRFAKFHGRGQNDGVEASSSSDANTNAQKSFPLKYVTAVPLPRNLPDRFFPLQNPFDRDVTFHQQNVSASKVVDLIYFWYLINID from the exons ATGCAGGGACAACAGGTCTTTCAGACCAGGCAGAATGAAGCAAACATTTTAGGAATGGAAACAGAATCTGATTGGCATAGTCTGTCAAGAGGAATTCCAGTGCTGGAGTCCCAAGGGAGTGGTCTTGAACTCTACAAGAAAAACTTGGCTAGGAATGATGCTACTGAATCTCCAgtcaattttgatttttttggagGTCAACAGCAAATGAGTGGACGACATAGTGCAATGCTTCAACCTTTACCTAGACAGCAGTCAGGAATAACTGAAATGCATTTATTACAGCAGCAAGCAGTATTTAACCAGATGCATGAAtttcagaggcaacaacaattTCACCAAATAGAAGCGAAGCAACAGAATTCTATGACTCCTACTTCCTCCATTTCAAAACAGGCAGTTGGAAGCCATTCTGCATCTCTCAGTGGCATTCCCATTAATGAGACATCTAAGCTTATATGGCAGCCTGAAGTATTATCAACTAATGCTAATTGGCTCCAGCATGGTGCCTCTCCAGTTCTTCATGGGGCCTCAAATGGACTTATGTTATCCCCTGAACAAGGACAGGCATTGCGTCTGATGGGTCTGGCTCCTAATCAGGGTGACCAGTCCCTTTATGGGGTTCCAATTTCTGGTTCAAGGGGCACTCCTAACCTGTATTCTCATGTTCAAGCAGATAAGCCTGCAGCGCCTCAGCTTTCCATACCACACCAGTATTCTCATGTTCATGGGGACAAACCTGCACTGCAGCACATATCAGCTGGTGATAGTTCATTTTCTCCTCATCAGTATGCTGCATTTTCAGACCAAATTAACACAAATGATGGGACTTCAGTTTCAAGGCCAGATCTTCAGGGGAAGAGTATGTTTGGTTCTACTTCTAGTGGTATAAGTAGTGGACTGAATATGGAGAATTTGCAGCAAATGAATTCTGAGCAAAGAATTGTTCCAATGCGAGATTTTCATGGGAGACAAGAACTTGGGGGATCTGTGGAAATGTCACAGGACAAAATGCTAGAGCAGACTCCTATTTTGCAGAATGTGGCTACCTTAGATCCAACTGAAGAGAAGATTTTGTTTGGTTCAGATGACAGCCTGTGGGATGGATTTGGTAGGAATTCAGGTGCTTTCAATATGCTAGATAGTACAGATAGCTTTAGTGGGTTTCCATCTGTTCAGAGTGGGAGTTGGAGTGCACTTATGCAGTCTGCTGTAGCAGAATCTTCTAGTGGTGACATAGGCAAACAAGAGGAGTCTAGTGGTCTGAGTTTCCAGAATACAGGACGGTCATATGGAAATGAGCGACCTCCAACTATTGATGGAAGCAAAGGACAATCTGTTTGGAGTGACAATAACGTGCCATCTGCATCCAATATAAATTCAAGACCTTTCCTACGGCCTGATGATGTTAATAGGCCAAATGCTGCTGAAAATTATTCTGGTGTTTCTGGGTTTCATCAGTCAGGTTCTGATACTTTGCATGAACAGCATAACAGGTTGCAGAGTAACTCTTCGAGATCAATGCCACAATTTTTAGATAGAGGCAAATGGTTAGATTGCAGTCCTCAGCAAAAACAACTTGCAGAAGGGGGTCATATGTACGGAAATGCTGCTAACTCTTCAGGTTTGGAGAAAAACCAACAAACCATATTGTTTGGAAATGGTAGTGGTGATCCTTTCAATAAATCCAATGGATGGGATATTGTGAAATCACCACCATTCAACAGGAGTTCAAATTTTAAAGTCCATGAGAATGAAAACTCATCACAGCCCCATCATGAGAAAGCTGTGCATGAGGAGATGGGCCAAGTTCCTGCTATATGGGAACGTGATTCTGATGCTAATTCATCTGTTGGAATGGAACATGTGAAATCTGCAGGTAATATGCAGGTTTGTGGGGAGGAATTTGGCACCAATGGTATTTCTGAATTGCCAAATTCTGGCACTGCATGGTTCAGCCAGCATATCAACAAGCAGCTTCCTAATGTTGATGTATGGAGGGATGCAGAGTCAGCAGGGAGCTATAGAAGAAATGAGATTTCAGGAAAGTATAAGCATCATATGAATAAGAACCCATTAGTTTTGGAATCATCAAAGAATGGAAAGGTAGAAGGTGAGACACATGATTTAGAGGACTctaacaaaaaggaaaaatcagCAGATAGTCTTGGCTCTAATCCTTCCCATCCTAGAGCTGGTGGTATGAGAGAAAATAGTAGTTTTGATGGCAATGATTTGCATAGTCCAAAGTTATCTGGTCAGGGTAATCGAAGACCTCTTGTGACTCGTAAATTTCAGTATCACCCAATGGGGGATCTGGGTGTTGAAATGGAACCTTATGGAAACAAGCGTGCCATAAATTCACAGCCTATGGCCCATCAGCCCTTTGGAGGGCTTAAAGGTCGGGACCAAAGCTATCTTGGACAGTCAAATTATGGTCATTCTGACAggaattataatgaaataaataag GGTGATTCAATAAGCTTGGATACAAATGCTTCAAAAAGCATACTCCCGGGTCAAATGCCAAAAAAAATAGCCTCATTTGATAGAAGTGTTGGGAATTATGCCTCACAGAAGATTATCTTGCCCAG GGGGCCTGAAACTGAATCTTCTGATGGGTTGGTTGCACATCATCAGCAGAATCAAAGTCTTTTGTCGCAGGGCTTTGGTCTACAATTGGCTCCTCCTACTCAAAGGCTTCCTGTGGTACCTTCTCGTAGCTCAATAGAGAAAGATCACACTGCACCACACATGTCTGAGACGAGGGATAAGGACCAAACATGGTTAGGTACTGATCAGACTTTTACTTCTCGAGATCCATCTCATGGGGAGCTTAGGAGTAATATTTCTAGTGCACAAGGAAATTTTTTTGATAAGGCCTCACAATATGATGTGCTGGGAAGCATTCCACAGGCTTTTACATCTGGCTTTCCTTTCTCCAGGGTCCATTCTCATAATCAGAGTTTGGCAAATTTTAGTGGACAAGTAGCAAATACTCAATCTGCCAATGTAACTTTCACTGCTTCCGTGAATCATACTGATGAATACTTTGAAAAAGCTCAAACTAGTCAATCTGAGTTGGCTTCTGCTCAGGATATGTCCCAGCTGAATGGTTTAGACCAAGATCATCCGAGAGATCCTGGCAACCAAATTTTGACAGCTGAGGCTGACACTCAATCTTCTGTTACTTTCAGTGCATCTCAACATGGCACTGTTTCAAAAGTTACACACAATGCATGGACATGTTTTTCTAGCAAGCAGCATCCTAATGCTTCGAGGTTTCTATCCCCACCCCAACAAATTAATGATCATGAAATGATCACTGGCTCACAAAATCCAGTTGATGAGGGTTTTGAGAAAGATTTTAATGTTGTCTCTGATACTGATCCTTGTGCTGCTTACTCCAACAGTTTGGTTAAAGATATTTCTGTGCAGCAGACATTACCTGAGAATGATATTACTACTGAAGAGGCTGCAGGTGCATCACACCTGAAGGAACCTGTTGGGAAACATACATTTGATGCAACTCAACCTAGCCCAGCTGCTACTCCCAGAGATATTGAGGCTTTTGGTCGATCATTAAGAGCAAATATTGTTTTGAATCATAATATCTCATTGTTGGATCAAGTTCAACCCACAAGAAACGGAGAGGTTGATCCTAGTAATCGGGATGTGAAGAGATTGAAAGTATCTGATAATGTGGTGGACAAACAGCTGGTAGATTCCAAATGTGGGCAACAAATGTCACATGGATATGATAATGTGGTCAAAGATGGTACAGGTAATAATTCCATGCTATCACCAAATCCTAATATGCTCAGCTTTTCGACAAAGCCCCTTGACGGACAGGACACTAATGCATCTTCTCAAGAGGAGGTTGGTTATGGTAAAAAAACTGAGGTTGCTGACAGTAATAAAGGAGCTTCTGTTAAAAGTGATTATTCTCTGGTAAATCCTCAGATGGCACCATCATGGTTTGAGCGATATGGAACTTATAAAAATGGTAAGATGTTGCCAATGTATAATGTACAGAAGATGACTGCTGCTAAGATTATAGACCAGCCTTTCGTTGTACCAAACCAATCAATAGAGCAAACTCACAATGTTAGTGAGGCTCAGCTAAGTAACCCAAGGGAAAGTCCAATGTCTCTGTCAGTTGCAAATAAGCCTGTAGACTCTCAGTTATCAACTCCTGCCATTGAGCCCGAATTGGTTTTTGTAAGGCCAAAGAAGCGAAAAACTGCCACATCTGAACTCATACCATGGCATGAAGAAATATTAGAAGGTTCTGAAAGGCTTCGAGATATTAG TACGGCTGAGTTAGATTGGGCTCGAAGTGCAAACAGACTGATTGAGAAG gtTGAAGGCAGTGTGGAGGTAGTTGAAGATTTGTCAGCAGTTGTGAAGTCAAAAAGAAGGCTTGTCTTGACTACACAGCTCATGCAGCAACTACTTGGCCCTCCTCCAGCTTCAGTTCTTGTAGCAGACGTGAAGTTGCATCATGAGAGTATGGTCTACTCAGTTGCCAGATTAGCATTAGGAGAAGCATGCAGTTCAATTTCATGGTCCAGATGTGATACACTTTTGGCTCCCGGCAGTAAGAACTT ACTGCATGAAAAGTGTAAATCGTCTGATAAAATTGATCAGTACATTTTGAAAGTTACGGACTTTGTTGGTAGAACAAGGAAACTGGAAGACGATATATTAAG ATTAAATAGCAAAGCCTCAATTCTAGACTTGAGGTTGGAATGTCAAGATCTGGAAAGATATTCTGTCATCAATCGATTTGCGAAGTTCCATGGGAGGGGACAAAATGATGGGGTAGAGGCCTCATCATCTTCGGATGCAAATACTAATGCTCAAAAATCGTTCCCCCTTAAATATGTTACTGCAGTTCCATTGCCTAGGAATCTCCCAGACAGG TTCTTCCCATTGCAAAACCCCTTTGACAGGGATGTTACATTCCATCAGCAAAATGTAAGTGCGTCAAAAGTTGTGGACTTGATTTACTTTtggtatttaattaatattgattga